The following proteins are encoded in a genomic region of Nocardioides sp. cx-173:
- a CDS encoding cell division protein SepF, giving the protein MSGAMRRIGEYLGLLEDTGRYDEYDGDDYDTQHTAPVAAAPRTQRLKETRPAPVADLSERRRHAPVPSGVSGVVAELSRITTLHPRTYNEARTVGENFREGVPVIMNLSEMDDADAKRLVDFAAGLVFATRGTIERVTSKVFLLSPPNVTVAAEDKQRIAEGGFFNQS; this is encoded by the coding sequence ATGAGCGGTGCGATGCGCAGGATCGGTGAGTACCTCGGCCTGCTCGAGGACACCGGGCGATACGACGAGTACGACGGCGACGACTACGACACGCAGCACACGGCGCCGGTCGCGGCCGCGCCCCGCACGCAGCGTCTCAAGGAGACCCGTCCCGCCCCCGTCGCCGACCTCTCCGAGCGTCGCCGGCACGCGCCCGTCCCCTCGGGCGTCTCCGGCGTGGTGGCCGAGCTGTCGCGGATCACGACCCTGCACCCGCGCACCTACAACGAGGCGCGCACGGTCGGGGAGAACTTCCGCGAGGGCGTGCCCGTGATCATGAACCTCTCGGAGATGGACGACGCCGACGCCAAGCGCCTCGTGGACTTCGCCGCCGGGCTCGTGTTTGCGACGCGTGGCACCATCGAGCGCGTCACCAGCAAGGTGTTCCTGCTCTCCCCGCCCAACGTCACGGTCGCCGCCGAGGACAAGCAGCGGATCGCCGAGGGTGGCTTCTTCAACCAGAGCTAG
- a CDS encoding TraR/DksA family transcriptional regulator: MARSTRKSLAGQAASAARKVISRRPAKAAAAAVKAAAPATKAAPPTKKAAPAAKKAAPAKKAAPAAKKAAPAAKKAAPAKKAAPAAKKVAPAAQKTAPAAKKAAPAKKAAPAAKKAAPAKKAAPAAKKAAPAAKKAAPAKKTAPAKRTAADLVVKEGEGAWTKAELKEVLDELHAQRTHSTAIVATQEEELSDLLRNAGDGAGQDQADMGATSFERDHELTVLNNERDKLAQIERAVGRIDDGTYGVCESCGSPIGKMRLMAFPRATLCMPCKQREERR, encoded by the coding sequence ATGGCTCGCAGCACCAGGAAGTCCCTGGCCGGGCAGGCCGCTTCAGCGGCCCGCAAGGTGATCTCGCGGCGGCCCGCCAAGGCCGCCGCCGCGGCGGTCAAGGCGGCGGCGCCCGCCACGAAGGCGGCACCGCCGACGAAGAAGGCGGCCCCTGCCGCGAAGAAGGCGGCACCGGCGAAGAAGGCCGCGCCCGCCGCGAAGAAGGCGGCCCCTGCCGCGAAGAAGGCGGCGCCGGCGAAGAAGGCGGCACCCGCCGCCAAGAAGGTCGCGCCCGCCGCTCAGAAGACCGCACCCGCGGCGAAGAAGGCCGCGCCGGCGAAGAAGGCCGCGCCCGCGGCGAAGAAGGCCGCGCCTGCGAAGAAGGCCGCGCCCGCCGCCAAGAAGGCGGCCCCTGCTGCGAAGAAGGCCGCGCCCGCGAAGAAGACGGCGCCCGCCAAGAGGACCGCCGCCGATCTGGTGGTCAAGGAGGGCGAGGGTGCCTGGACCAAGGCGGAGCTGAAGGAGGTGCTCGACGAGCTGCATGCCCAGCGCACCCACAGCACTGCGATCGTCGCGACCCAGGAGGAGGAGCTCTCCGATCTGCTGCGCAACGCCGGTGACGGCGCCGGCCAGGACCAGGCCGACATGGGCGCGACCAGCTTCGAGCGCGACCACGAGCTCACCGTGCTCAACAACGAGCGCGACAAGCTCGCGCAGATCGAGCGGGCCGTGGGGCGCATCGACGACGGCACCTACGGTGTCTGCGAGTCGTGCGGCAGCCCCATCGGCAAGATGCGTCTCATGGCATTCCCCCGTGCGACACTGTGCATGCCATGCAAGCAGCGCGAGGAACGTCGCTGA
- a CDS encoding RluA family pseudouridine synthase: protein MSQTDHRSLQVPDGLAGERVDAAIAQMFGLSRTRAADLISQGLVTVDGGGVAKSDRVLPGARLDVTIPHERDALAVVPEIVEGIKIIHDDDSIVVIDKPVGVAVHPSPGWSGPTVVGHLAGAGFRIATSGAPERQGIVQRLDVGTSGVMVITKSEHAYSLLKNAFRRRTVDKTYHALVQGHPDPHEGTIDAPIGRHPKADYKFAVMADGRASITHYSTLEAHRFASLLEVHLETGRTHQIRVHMAALKHPCVGDITYGADPSLSRRVGLERQWLHAVRLGFEHPDSGAYVEYESTYPDDLSRALEVIRNAD, encoded by the coding sequence GTGAGCCAGACCGACCACCGCAGCCTGCAGGTTCCCGACGGGCTGGCCGGTGAGCGTGTGGACGCCGCGATCGCGCAGATGTTCGGGCTGTCGCGCACCCGCGCCGCCGACCTCATCTCGCAGGGCCTGGTCACCGTCGACGGTGGCGGGGTGGCCAAGAGCGACCGGGTGCTGCCCGGGGCGCGGCTGGACGTGACGATCCCGCACGAGCGCGACGCCCTCGCGGTCGTGCCCGAGATCGTCGAGGGCATCAAGATCATCCACGACGACGACTCCATCGTGGTGATCGACAAGCCCGTCGGCGTCGCGGTCCACCCCTCCCCGGGCTGGTCGGGCCCGACGGTCGTCGGGCACCTGGCCGGCGCCGGATTCCGGATCGCGACCAGCGGCGCGCCCGAGCGCCAGGGGATCGTGCAGCGTCTGGACGTGGGGACGTCGGGGGTCATGGTCATCACCAAGTCCGAGCACGCGTACTCGCTGCTCAAGAACGCGTTCCGCCGGCGCACCGTCGACAAGACCTACCACGCGCTCGTCCAGGGCCACCCCGACCCGCACGAGGGCACGATCGACGCCCCGATCGGCCGGCACCCCAAGGCCGACTACAAGTTCGCGGTCATGGCCGACGGCCGGGCCAGCATCACCCACTACTCGACGCTCGAGGCCCACCGCTTCGCCAGCCTGCTCGAGGTGCACCTCGAGACCGGTCGCACGCACCAGATCCGGGTGCACATGGCGGCGCTGAAACACCCCTGCGTCGGCGACATCACCTACGGCGCGGACCCCTCGCTGTCGCGCCGGGTCGGCCTCGAGCGTCAGTGGCTGCACGCCGTACGGCTCGGCTTCGAGCACCCCGACAGTGGCGCCTACGTGGAGTACGAGTCCACCTATCCCGACGACCTCTCGCGTGCGCTCGAGGTCATCCGGAATGCCGACTGA
- a CDS encoding cell division protein FtsQ/DivIB translates to MARGGGAGLDDEDRTALQTRRRFARRQWRRRWLVWKYVVSALALMLLLGGGLYTVYLSDALAVDGVEVTGETTLSDDDVRAAARVPMGEPLARVDLDAIRARLAGLAVVRSVEVSRQWPHEVLIAIEERTAVAVVEIAGSLRGLDRDGVVFGTLAKAPAGLPRVQTSAETSGEALREAALVVAALPEDLAGQVDHVEVRTVDSITLQLRGGREVRWGSSAQSEDKARVLEQLLGQKAEEYYDVSVPGTPTLK, encoded by the coding sequence ATGGCTAGGGGCGGCGGCGCCGGTCTTGACGACGAGGACCGCACTGCCCTGCAGACCCGGCGTCGCTTCGCGCGCCGCCAGTGGCGCCGCCGCTGGCTGGTGTGGAAGTACGTCGTCAGCGCGCTCGCGCTCATGCTCCTGCTCGGCGGCGGGCTCTACACCGTCTACCTCTCCGACGCCCTCGCGGTCGACGGCGTCGAGGTCACCGGCGAGACGACGCTGAGCGACGACGACGTACGCGCCGCGGCGCGCGTGCCGATGGGCGAGCCGCTCGCGCGCGTCGACCTGGACGCGATCCGGGCCCGGCTGGCGGGCCTGGCCGTCGTCCGCTCGGTCGAGGTGTCACGGCAGTGGCCGCACGAGGTGCTGATCGCCATCGAGGAGCGCACCGCCGTCGCCGTGGTGGAGATCGCCGGGTCGCTGCGCGGCCTGGACCGAGACGGCGTGGTCTTCGGCACTCTCGCCAAGGCCCCCGCTGGTCTGCCCCGGGTGCAGACGTCGGCCGAGACCAGCGGGGAGGCGCTGCGCGAGGCCGCCCTGGTCGTCGCCGCCCTGCCCGAGGACCTGGCCGGGCAGGTCGACCACGTCGAGGTGCGCACGGTGGACAGCATCACCCTCCAGCTCCGGGGCGGCCGCGAGGTGCGCTGGGGGAGCTCGGCACAGTCCGAGGACAAGGCGCGCGTCCTCGAGCAGCTCCTGGGCCAGAAGGCCGAGGAGTACTACGACGTCTCGGTTCCCGGCACCCCGACCCTGAAGTAG
- a CDS encoding GNAT family N-acetyltransferase gives MPTELVLRPGVASDAAALALVHLEARAAAPMPPSVHPELEVRAWLSGRLTTDEVWVAEYAGRVAGYARLTDAWLDDLYVAPGDARRGIGSALLDLAKSRRPGGFCLWVFESNAPARAFYARHGLVELERTDGSANEEKAPDLRLAWPGEDPVAFLRGLADEVEEQLADLLARRAALARALRAATGPC, from the coding sequence ATGCCGACTGAGCTGGTCCTGCGACCGGGCGTCGCGAGCGACGCCGCGGCCCTGGCCCTGGTGCACCTCGAGGCCCGCGCTGCGGCGCCGATGCCGCCGTCGGTGCATCCGGAGCTCGAGGTCCGGGCCTGGCTCTCCGGGCGCCTCACCACCGACGAGGTCTGGGTCGCCGAGTACGCCGGCCGGGTCGCCGGCTACGCGCGGCTGACCGACGCCTGGCTGGACGACCTGTACGTCGCGCCGGGCGATGCGCGCCGCGGCATCGGCTCGGCGCTGCTCGACCTGGCGAAGTCGCGCCGGCCCGGAGGCTTCTGCCTGTGGGTCTTCGAGTCCAACGCCCCGGCACGGGCGTTCTACGCCCGCCACGGGCTCGTGGAGCTGGAGCGCACGGACGGCTCGGCCAACGAGGAGAAGGCGCCCGACCTGCGCCTGGCCTGGCCGGGCGAGGACCCGGTGGCCTTCCTCCGCGGCCTCGCCGATGAGGTCGAGGAGCAGCTCGCGGACCTGCTCGCGCGCCGCGCGGCGCTGGCGCGGGCGCTGCGAGCCGCCACCGGCCCGTGCTGA
- a CDS encoding YggT family protein produces the protein METVGRVIDVVLWIFIGMLWVRFVVDWVQVFARSWSPRGPILVVLEVVYSITDPPIQALRRVIPPLRIGSFALDLSFLIVMIGAYLLRYLNAAVLLQ, from the coding sequence GTGGAAACTGTCGGACGGGTCATCGATGTCGTCCTCTGGATCTTCATCGGCATGCTCTGGGTCCGCTTCGTCGTGGACTGGGTGCAGGTCTTCGCACGCTCGTGGTCGCCTCGCGGGCCGATCCTGGTGGTGCTCGAGGTGGTCTACTCGATCACCGACCCGCCCATCCAGGCGCTGCGTCGGGTGATCCCACCGCTGCGGATCGGGAGCTTCGCGCTCGACCTCAGCTTCCTGATCGTGATGATCGGCGCCTACCTTCTGAGGTATCTCAACGCGGCGGTGCTCCTGCAGTAG
- a CDS encoding DMT family transporter yields MLTAVVLTLLGSVAHAAWNLLASRAHAEDARVFVWVYSMFSLVALAPAAAVALARGADLSWTLVAASALSAVLHTAYAVSLQAAYSRSDLNVTYPVARGLGPVLASAFAVVVLQERLSPVGWAGIALITAGVGVVSTGAAPAHLQARRAAGVRWGVLIAFAIAAYTLWDAHAVAGLGVDPVLYYAVGGVWMCGVLTVSSGARLRLAGEVARRHWRTGAAVAVLSPVAYVLVLVALTMAPVSVVAPLRSTSIVIGSLLAWWWLGEAHGARRLVGAVVVTAGVAALVLG; encoded by the coding sequence GTGCTGACGGCGGTCGTCCTGACGCTGCTCGGCTCCGTCGCGCACGCGGCGTGGAACCTGCTCGCGAGCCGGGCGCACGCGGAGGACGCCCGGGTGTTCGTGTGGGTCTACTCGATGTTCTCGCTGGTGGCCCTGGCCCCCGCCGCCGCCGTGGCGCTGGCACGCGGCGCGGACCTCTCCTGGACCCTCGTCGCCGCGAGCGCGCTGAGCGCCGTCCTCCACACCGCCTACGCGGTGTCGCTGCAGGCGGCGTACTCGCGCAGCGACCTCAACGTCACCTACCCGGTGGCGCGTGGGCTCGGCCCCGTGCTGGCCTCCGCCTTCGCCGTCGTGGTGCTGCAGGAGCGGCTCAGCCCGGTCGGGTGGGCCGGGATCGCCCTGATCACCGCGGGCGTGGGCGTGGTCTCCACCGGCGCGGCGCCGGCGCACCTGCAGGCGAGGCGGGCGGCCGGCGTGCGATGGGGCGTCCTGATCGCCTTCGCGATCGCCGCCTACACGCTCTGGGACGCGCACGCCGTCGCCGGGCTCGGCGTGGACCCGGTGCTGTACTACGCCGTCGGCGGGGTGTGGATGTGTGGCGTGCTCACCGTCTCCAGCGGCGCCCGGCTGCGCCTGGCCGGCGAGGTCGCCCGGCGGCACTGGCGCACGGGCGCGGCGGTGGCCGTGCTGTCGCCGGTGGCCTACGTCCTGGTGCTCGTGGCGCTGACGATGGCCCCGGTCTCGGTGGTCGCGCCGCTGCGCAGCACCAGCATCGTCATCGGCAGCCTGCTGGCCTGGTGGTGGCTCGGCGAGGCCCACGGCGCACGCCGGCTGGTGGGTGCCGTGGTGGTCACCGCCGGGGTGGCGGCGCTGGTGCTCGGCTGA
- a CDS encoding signal peptidase II, whose translation MQAARGTSLSDDTTSQPAHQDPRRRRRLWARFAAVVLVFYAIDVVSKIVAVDRLTGREDIPVVGDLLVLHLTRNPGAAFSAGTEFTEVLSCIAIAAVGIVLWLSRRIGSAGWAFGLGLLLAGVAGNLTDRLLREPGPLRGHVIDFLMLPNWPVFNIADMCINVAAGVILIQAFRGVRIDGTRESQEHDDDPETQEPTE comes from the coding sequence ATGCAAGCAGCGCGAGGAACGTCGCTGAGCGACGACACCACGTCCCAGCCAGCCCACCAGGACCCCCGGCGTCGACGGCGCCTCTGGGCCCGGTTCGCCGCCGTCGTCCTGGTCTTCTATGCCATCGACGTCGTCAGCAAGATCGTGGCCGTGGACCGGCTCACCGGTCGTGAGGACATCCCGGTCGTCGGTGACCTGCTGGTCCTGCACCTGACCCGCAACCCGGGAGCGGCGTTCAGCGCCGGCACCGAGTTCACCGAGGTGCTCAGCTGCATCGCGATCGCGGCGGTCGGCATCGTGCTCTGGCTGAGCCGCCGCATCGGCAGCGCCGGCTGGGCGTTCGGCCTGGGGCTGCTCCTGGCCGGGGTCGCCGGCAACCTGACCGACCGCCTGCTGCGCGAGCCGGGCCCGCTGCGCGGACACGTCATCGACTTCCTGATGCTGCCCAACTGGCCGGTCTTCAACATCGCCGACATGTGCATCAACGTCGCCGCCGGGGTGATCCTCATCCAGGCGTTCCGCGGGGTGCGCATCGACGGCACCCGCGAGTCCCAAGAGCACGACGACGACCCCGAAACCCAGGAGCCCACCGAGTGA
- the pgeF gene encoding peptidoglycan editing factor PgeF yields the protein MYAYRTALGPVELSFTDRLGGVSGVPFDSLNLALEGDDDPQACARNLRIVLDDFAPGDRLADLHQVHGCEVAIPGEGAGEGVRPDADGIVTDAPGVTLMVRAADCVPVLLADPAAGVVGAAHAGRPGLAAGVVPATLARMCELGASEVTAWVGPHVCGACYEVPAEMRDEVGTVVPEAVATTSWGTPSLDLGAGVRAQLEAGGVTVVDAARCTRESADLYSYRRDGRKAGRQAGLVRLRP from the coding sequence TTGTACGCCTACCGCACTGCCCTCGGCCCCGTCGAGCTGTCGTTCACCGACCGGCTCGGCGGGGTCAGCGGCGTCCCGTTCGACTCGCTCAACCTCGCCCTCGAGGGGGACGACGACCCGCAGGCGTGTGCGCGCAACCTGCGGATCGTGCTCGACGACTTCGCCCCCGGCGACCGGCTCGCCGACCTGCACCAGGTCCACGGCTGCGAGGTGGCGATCCCCGGTGAGGGGGCCGGTGAGGGCGTGCGCCCCGACGCCGACGGGATCGTCACCGACGCCCCCGGCGTGACCCTGATGGTGCGCGCCGCCGACTGCGTGCCGGTGCTCCTGGCCGACCCGGCCGCCGGCGTCGTCGGTGCCGCCCACGCCGGGCGCCCCGGGCTGGCCGCCGGCGTCGTCCCGGCCACGCTCGCGCGGATGTGCGAGCTGGGGGCCTCCGAGGTCACCGCCTGGGTCGGCCCGCACGTGTGCGGCGCCTGCTACGAGGTACCGGCCGAGATGCGCGACGAGGTGGGCACCGTGGTCCCCGAGGCGGTCGCCACCACGTCGTGGGGCACGCCGTCGCTCGACCTCGGGGCCGGGGTCCGTGCCCAGCTCGAGGCCGGCGGGGTCACGGTCGTCGACGCCGCCCGGTGCACCCGCGAGAGCGCGGACCTCTACTCCTACCGCCGTGACGGCCGGAAGGCCGGGCGCCAGGCCGGCCTGGTCAGGCTGCGCCCATGA
- the ftsZ gene encoding cell division protein FtsZ → MAAAQNYLAIIKVVGIGGGGVNAVNRMIEVGLKGVEFIAINTDAQALLMSDADVKLDIGRELTRGLGAGANPDVGARAAEDHADEIEEVMKGADMVFVTAGEGGGTGTGGAPVVARIARSLGALTIGVVTRPFAFEGRRRAGSADEGIAQLREEVDTLIVIPNDRLLSISDRNVSVLDAFKQADQVLLQGVSGITDLITTPGLINLDFADVKSVMANAGSALMGIGSARGEDRAVAAAEMAVSSPLLEASIDGAHGVLLSIAGGSDLGLFEINTAAALVADAVHPEANIIFGATIDDALGDEVRVTVIAAGFDGGTPKRKEEGNVLRRDPKPQQTQAETRAAAAAVATRRKDEPVEADRPQETERVLASARTTPAEATTPAPKAAPAPVVYDDDDLDIPDFLK, encoded by the coding sequence GTGGCAGCTGCACAGAACTACCTGGCCATCATCAAGGTCGTGGGCATCGGTGGGGGCGGTGTCAACGCCGTCAACCGGATGATCGAGGTCGGCCTGAAGGGCGTCGAGTTCATCGCGATCAACACCGACGCCCAGGCACTGCTGATGAGCGACGCCGACGTCAAGCTCGACATCGGCCGTGAGCTCACCCGCGGCCTCGGTGCCGGCGCCAACCCCGACGTCGGGGCCCGCGCCGCCGAGGACCACGCCGACGAGATCGAAGAGGTCATGAAGGGCGCCGACATGGTCTTCGTGACCGCCGGCGAGGGTGGCGGCACCGGCACCGGCGGAGCGCCCGTCGTGGCCCGCATCGCGCGCTCGCTCGGCGCGCTGACCATCGGCGTGGTCACCCGCCCGTTCGCGTTCGAGGGTCGCCGCCGCGCGGGCTCGGCCGACGAGGGCATCGCGCAGCTGCGCGAGGAGGTCGACACCCTCATCGTCATCCCCAACGACCGGCTGCTCTCGATCAGCGACCGCAACGTGTCGGTGCTCGACGCGTTCAAGCAGGCCGACCAGGTCCTGCTCCAGGGCGTCTCGGGCATCACCGACCTGATCACCACCCCCGGCCTGATCAACCTCGACTTCGCCGACGTCAAGTCGGTCATGGCCAACGCCGGCTCCGCCCTCATGGGCATCGGCTCGGCCCGCGGCGAGGACCGTGCGGTCGCCGCCGCGGAGATGGCCGTGTCCAGCCCGCTGCTCGAGGCCTCCATCGACGGCGCCCACGGCGTGCTGCTCTCCATCGCCGGCGGCTCCGACCTCGGCCTGTTCGAGATCAACACCGCGGCCGCCCTCGTCGCCGACGCCGTCCACCCCGAGGCCAACATCATCTTCGGCGCCACGATCGACGACGCGCTCGGCGACGAGGTCCGCGTCACCGTGATCGCCGCGGGCTTCGACGGCGGCACGCCCAAGCGCAAGGAGGAGGGCAACGTCCTGCGCCGCGACCCCAAGCCGCAGCAGACGCAGGCCGAGACCCGCGCCGCGGCCGCCGCGGTCGCCACCCGCCGCAAGGACGAGCCCGTGGAGGCCGACCGGCCCCAGGAGACCGAGCGGGTGCTCGCCAGCGCGCGCACGACCCCGGCCGAGGCGACCACCCCGGCGCCCAAGGCGGCGCCGGCCCCGGTGGTCTACGACGACGACGACCTCGACATCCCGGACTTCCTGAAGTAG
- a CDS encoding YggS family pyridoxal phosphate-dependent enzyme, whose translation MSARRDELAANLAVVRGRIADACESAGRDASDVRLTVVTKFFGASDVRLLAELGVTDVGENRHQEAEAKADECADLGLRWHFIGGLQSNKAAAVARYADVVESLDRPKLVAGLDRGAGERGRDVDVLLQVSLDPPGTAHRAGADPAALEDLAAAVEAADHLSLKGLMAVAPLGADPAQAFARLAEVRADVLARHPSATWLSAGMSGDLEQAVAAGATHVRIGSAVLGTRPRFK comes from the coding sequence ATGAGCGCCCGCCGCGACGAGCTCGCCGCCAACCTGGCCGTGGTGCGCGGTCGCATCGCCGACGCCTGCGAGAGCGCGGGCCGCGACGCCTCCGACGTACGACTCACGGTCGTGACCAAGTTCTTTGGAGCCTCCGACGTCCGGTTGCTGGCCGAGCTGGGGGTCACGGACGTCGGTGAGAACCGCCACCAGGAGGCGGAGGCGAAGGCCGACGAGTGCGCCGACCTCGGCCTGCGCTGGCACTTCATCGGCGGGCTGCAGAGCAACAAGGCCGCCGCCGTCGCGCGCTATGCCGACGTCGTGGAGTCCCTGGACCGGCCCAAGCTCGTCGCCGGCCTCGACCGCGGCGCGGGGGAGCGCGGCCGCGACGTCGACGTGCTCCTGCAGGTGAGCCTGGACCCGCCCGGCACCGCCCACCGCGCGGGCGCCGATCCGGCCGCGCTGGAGGACCTGGCCGCCGCCGTCGAGGCTGCCGATCACCTGTCGCTGAAGGGGCTGATGGCCGTCGCGCCCCTCGGCGCCGACCCGGCGCAGGCGTTCGCGCGGCTGGCCGAGGTGCGCGCCGACGTGCTCGCGCGCCACCCCTCCGCCACGTGGCTGTCGGCGGGCATGAGCGGCGACCTCGAGCAGGCCGTCGCGGCCGGCGCGACACACGTGCGCATAGGCTCCGCGGTGCTCGGAACCAGGCCGCGGTTCAAGTAG
- a CDS encoding DivIVA domain-containing protein: MPLTPEDVSNKRFTPVRLREGYDMGEVDQFLDEVEAELARLTKENDDLRAKLASAQSGSSSGASAPAETAPQPVVVEKAPEPEPIREAPAPAPAAVAPAPETIRIETVPQASNAAARLLEIATRNADELVEDAKNQADKIVGEARTKAERLEHESKSKADRLEADARTRSQMLDAETAERRQQLFGDLEKERDKLSLDVENLRSFEREYRSRLKSYFTQQLEALQGSGDSAAPSGDQPPAPKRLRSILGEDEG; encoded by the coding sequence ATGCCGCTGACGCCTGAGGACGTGAGCAACAAGCGATTCACGCCTGTCCGGCTCCGTGAGGGCTACGACATGGGCGAGGTCGACCAGTTCCTCGACGAGGTGGAGGCCGAGCTCGCGCGTCTCACCAAGGAGAACGACGACCTGCGCGCCAAGCTCGCCTCGGCCCAGAGCGGGTCGTCGAGCGGTGCCTCGGCTCCGGCCGAGACCGCTCCGCAGCCGGTCGTGGTCGAGAAGGCTCCCGAGCCCGAGCCCATCCGCGAGGCGCCGGCTCCCGCACCGGCCGCCGTGGCTCCCGCCCCGGAGACCATCCGGATCGAGACCGTGCCTCAGGCCTCCAACGCCGCCGCGCGGCTGCTGGAGATCGCCACGCGCAACGCCGACGAGCTCGTCGAGGACGCCAAGAACCAGGCCGACAAGATCGTCGGCGAGGCTCGCACCAAGGCCGAGCGCCTCGAGCACGAGTCGAAGAGCAAGGCCGACCGCCTCGAGGCCGACGCCCGCACCCGCTCGCAGATGCTCGACGCCGAGACCGCGGAGCGCCGCCAGCAGCTCTTCGGCGACCTCGAGAAGGAGCGCGACAAGCTCAGCCTCGACGTCGAGAACCTGCGCTCCTTCGAGCGCGAGTACCGCTCGCGGCTCAAGAGCTACTTCACCCAGCAGCTCGAGGCGCTCCAGGGCAGCGGCGACTCGGCCGCCCCCTCGGGCGACCAGCCGCCGGCGCCCAAGCGCCTGCGCTCGATCCTGGGCGAGGACGAGGGCTGA